A genome region from Arachis duranensis cultivar V14167 chromosome 6, aradu.V14167.gnm2.J7QH, whole genome shotgun sequence includes the following:
- the LOC127748337 gene encoding glucomannan 4-beta-mannosyltransferase 9-like produces the protein MSLHRTKATIIGLLEASRANEWVVTEKLGDALKSKAGSKVASKKPRFKIGDRFHLLELGVGFYLFFCGCYDVMFGKNHYFIFLFIQAIAFFIMAFGYVGTFVPTS, from the exons ATGTCTCTTCATAGAACAAAGGCGACAATTATTGGTTTACTCGAGGCTAGCCGAGCCAACGAATGGGTTGTCACTGAAAAGCTTGGAGATGCTCTCAAGAGTAAAGCCGGAAGTAAAGTAGCATCGAAGAAGCCTCGATTCAAGATTGGAGATAG GTTTCACTTGTTGGAACTTGGTGTGGGATTTTACCTCTTCTTCTGTGGCTGTTACGATGTTATGTTCGGGAAGAACCACTACTTCATCTTCCTTTTCATCCAAGCAATTGCGTTTTTCATCATGGCATTTGGATATGTTGGCACCTTTGTTCCCACCTCGTAA
- the LOC107493881 gene encoding putative F-box protein At1g67623, protein MKRQNATSSVTNSSILFIISNNLSTKFLQMAGSFEKDTKKVDVSVQHECPLNLLPREIWSIITTMVTSNLIEDLFNMQVTCKVFLGAARSDAIYKHATMSYKSLAHFLLNLDGPERRFLDRCVEVGNVDAIVRHGFTEYLRFGRRDKGMELLARASTEGSIEAGYLSSMLLMFDHEDEKDMVRGVQMMEGFRISG, encoded by the coding sequence ATGAAAAGGCAGAATGCCACAAGCTCAGTTACAAACTCGTCTATCCTCTTCATAATCTCCAATAATCTCTCGACAAAGTTCTTGCAAATGGCTGGAAGTTTCGAGAAGGACACTAAGAAAGTGGACGTATCCGTTCAGCACGAATGCCCGCTGAATCTCCTTCCTCGCGAAATTTGGTCGATTATTACCACCATGGTTACATCGAATTTGATTGAGGATCTGTTCAACATGCAGGTGACGTGTAAGGTTTTCCTCGGTGCAGCGAGATCAGACGCTATATACAAGCATGCGACGATGTCTTATAAATCATTAGCGCACTTTTTACTTAACCTCGACGGGCCTGAAAGGAGATTCCTTGATCGCTGCGTGGAAGTGGGAAATGTGGATGCTATAGTCCGACATGGATTCACGGAATATCTCCGGTTTGGTCGCCGTGACAAAGGCATGGAATTGCTTGCTAGGGCCTCAACGGAGGGCAGCATCGAAGCAGGTTACCTGTCTTCCATGTTGTTAATGTTTGATCACGAAGACGAGAAAGACATGGTTAGGGGTGTTCAAATGATGGAGGGTTTCCGTATTTCTGGGTAG